In Bubalus bubalis isolate 160015118507 breed Murrah chromosome 3, NDDB_SH_1, whole genome shotgun sequence, a genomic segment contains:
- the LOC123465578 gene encoding galectin-9-like — translation MDYNDHEIAFHFIPRFEEGRYVVCNTKQLGKWGPEERKMQMPFQKGSSFEICFEVDSSTFKVMVDKNIFLDYAHRVPFYQVNAISVKGGVHLSYISFQK, via the exons ATGGACTACAACGACCATGAAATTGCCTTCCACTTCATCCCTCGGTTTGAAGAAGGCAGATATGTGGTCTGCAACACGAAGCAGCTAGGAAAGTGGGGGCCGGAGGAGAGGAAGATGCAGATGCCCTTCCAGAAGGGGAGTTCATTTGAGATCTGCTTCGAGGTAGACAGCTCCACATTCAAG GTGATGGTGGACAAGAATATCTTCCTGGATTATGCACACCGTGTGCCCTTCTACCAAGTCAATGCCATCTCCGTCAAGGGCGGTGTGCATCTGTCCTACATCAGCTTCCAG aaatag